TTGCTGGATAACTTTGATAAGTTTGAATATACCGCCGCCAGTAATCTGCCCCGCGTACGCACCCATATCCGTGAATACCTGACCACCTCAGATGTGGTGCTGGAAAACCTGCAGTACACCCATACCCGCCGCCTGGATCGTGATGTGTTTGCCATGGGGTATGTCGGTCTGCTGGAAAGCATGTATGGCGGTGTTGGTGGTGAGGTGCTGTATCGGCCGTTTGACGCCGGTTGGGCGGTTGGTGTGGATGCCAACTGGGTGAAACAGCGCGGCTTCCGTCAGGACTTCGACTTCCGCGACTATTCCACGTGGACCGGGCATATCACTGGTTATTCCGAGACACGCTACTGGGATATTCTGGCCAAGGGTAGCGCGGGCCGTTACCTGGCGGGCGATTACGGTGCGACGCTGGATCTGTCGCGGCGCTTTGCCAATGGGGTGACTGTGGGGGCTTGGGCGACCAAGACGGATGTGTCGTCGGAAGAATTTGGTGAGGGTAGTTTTGATAAGGGGATTTATTTCACCTTCCCGTTCGATGCTTTCTTTGCGAAGTCGACGACGTCCAGCGGTACTATTGCGTGGAATCCGTTGACGCGGGACGGTGGGGCGAGATTGGCCAGACGTTATTCGCTTTACAACATGACTGGCGCGCGGAATATTGATCATTTTAATGATGGTTTTGGGCAAGTGATTGAGTGATGGGCATTGACGCAAGCGCCCCGTCGTCGAGCAGGCGCTCGATAACCCGGGACGCTTGACGTCATGTGGCTGAACCTTCTTCGGCATTGGGGCCGTTATCGTCTGCTTTACCGCATTTTGTTCTTCTCGGTGTTGTTCCTCGGCATGTACCTCGGCATGCGCCCTGGGCCGCCGCCGACGCTGTTCAAGTTCAGCTTTGTCGACTCGGTTTATCACGCCGGTGGATTGTTCGTCTGCACCTTGCTCAGCTACCTTGCCTTCCCTCGGTGGCGTTGGTGGTTGCGTGGTGTGTTGATGTTCAGCGTGGGTGTGGCGGTGGAGTTTGTGCAGTCCTTCCACCCTACCCGTTCGGCGGATATCCATGACATCTATGCCAATAGCATAGGGGTCGGCGCAGGATTGCTGGTGGTGTTGGCTTGGCAGTGTTATGCCACACGCAGGGTATGATCGCCTCGGCTTTGTTGTACAACAATGTTACTTGTCCATGTTATGCTCAAACGCCTTGATTCACTCAATGAGGCGTCATGAGTACGCGTAAACTCCGAACTGTGTCGGTAGTGGAAGCCATTGCTGAGCAACTCAGCGAAGATATCTTCAGTGGCATGTTCCGCCCCGGCGAGACGCTTGTTGAAACCCAGCTCGCCGCACGCTTCGA
Above is a genomic segment from Halopseudomonas litoralis containing:
- a CDS encoding VanZ family protein, with the translated sequence MWLNLLRHWGRYRLLYRILFFSVLFLGMYLGMRPGPPPTLFKFSFVDSVYHAGGLFVCTLLSYLAFPRWRWWLRGVLMFSVGVAVEFVQSFHPTRSADIHDIYANSIGVGAGLLVVLAWQCYATRRV